One Gossypium hirsutum isolate 1008001.06 chromosome A08, Gossypium_hirsutum_v2.1, whole genome shotgun sequence genomic window, GGATAATAGTTAAGGTTAGTCCTCATAGAACCCATCAATAGTGATTCCTTTGTTTCATCAATCTCGTTCACATTTAAACCCTTCATTAGcatttttaataattgtttaaTTACAACTTCGGATTTCCTCATATAATCTAGCACTTGTTccctgaaaataaaaatgaagaagaagaagctcaTTAATATACATGTTAGCAAACTGTGTGCATGTCAAGCACTATTAACTTATACAGTCTACCTGCAAGCGAGAGGCCATAGAGCAGAAGCTTCTTCTTCGGAGACATAAAACAAGCTAAGGTAATCTTTCCATTCAAGTGCCTTCTCAGCTTGAGGGGTAAAACTCGTGCCGAATCTCACATTGTTTGACGACGAATGTTCCTTCGAATACTTGTTCTTAACCTCAGCCGATAATCCAAAGAATTTATAAGTAGCATCTTTAACATTCTCCAAAACTTCAATCGGTACATCATGGTTAATAATCTGAAAGAACCCCCATTTCGAAGCCGCTTCGCAGATCAATTTCTCCACATCAGGATCGTCCGGATTCGACATATCAATAATGGGGATCGATTCCTGAGCTTTGATATTGATCATGCACATCCTTTCTTCCAAAGGTTGGATATATTGTCTTGGGAGAGATTTGAGACCCATTTCGGACAAACCCTTCACTCCATTCCCTTGATTAATAACGAAGTCGATGAGAGCGGAGGAATCGCTGAATGGTTCAGCACGCGTAGGAGCCATTGTTTCCTATTGATTTCAAGTTAAAAGAATAAAGGTGTGTATTTGACGAAGAGATTGGGATAGTGTTTACAAGAGAAAGTTATGGTGAAACTATGTTTCAATCCACACCTATTTATATACAAAAAAGACTCGCCAACCATGCTTTGAACCGACCctaaaatattatgatattttattttttatgatcaAAACAAAATCAATGTAGCAGCCCTATTACTGAATTTATGGGGCACGTATTGCATTTTATGCAACTTCATACACCTTTTCTTTTAACATTAGAACATGACATTATTCGTATGATTACATTATACTATGTATAATTTTCATAGGATTATTtgtaagttcttttttttttctttagtattttgtatttgttttatgtttgtattagctttattttttatcattatcatGATCTGTATGACGttcttttaagtttttattacaACCTTTTCCGCTATTCTCAAACGTCGACTTATTTAGAGTATGAGTTTTAATCCATGAATCGATGGAAAGAATGAAAACTTACTTGAGATTCCATTGAGGACAAACCAATAAACACAATGAAAACTTATTTGCTATTCTAGTGAGAAAACCAATTTCTCTGAGTTAGGAAATTGAAAAGCAAACTCTCTCAAAATTATAagttatttgaaaaataaatttcaatgaaTTTTGATAAAGTGTCAACCTTTAGTATAGTCTGACATTTTAACtaacttgtataatttaaccaacccatatattatttatttaaaataaatttaattaatgtaccagattaaattattttcttaatctaatttaattatgttaaagtCGTGACAACTTTATTGTGCTAGAATttatgagtaaataaatttaattatcttgtTCAACAAGAAAATGATGACTATTTAATTTAGTTTCCACTtcgaaattcaattat contains:
- the LOC121204740 gene encoding feruloyl CoA ortho-hydroxylase F6H1-3; translation: MAPTRAEPFSDSSALIDFVINQGNGVKGLSEMGLKSLPRQYIQPLEERMCMINIKAQESIPIIDMSNPDDPDVEKLICEAASKWGFFQIINHDVPIEVLENVKDATYKFFGLSAEVKNKYSKEHSSSNNVRFGTSFTPQAEKALEWKDYLSLFYVSEEEASALWPLACREQVLDYMRKSEVVIKQLLKMLMKGLNVNEIDETKESLLMGSMRTNLNYYPKCPNPELTVGVGRHSDVSTLTILLQDEIGGLFVRENNCDNWIHVPPIKGSLVINVGDALQIMSNGKYKSVEHRVVANGYNNRISVPIFVNPRPSDMIGPLPELIKDGEKPIYKQVLYSDYVKHFFRKGHDGKKTIEFAEM